TGCCGATGAGCGTCTGCCTGTCGAAGTCGTTCGAGCGGGCGTGAATTCGCCGCCGGATCGCTACTCGTGCGGCGGTTCGCCGGTGACACGATGGTCGGCGTGATTGATCCCCTCGGTCACGAGCCGCGCGAGGTGGCCGTCACGGATCCGGTAGATCACCCGCCGACCCTCCCTGCGCGTGTCCACCAGTCCCGTGAGCCGCAGTTTCGCCAGGTGCTGACTGACCGCGGTGCGCGATGCTCCCGAGACCTCGGTCAAGGCCGTGACGTCCGCCTCCCCCCGGGTGAGTTGCCAGAGAATGTGCAGGCGCGTCGGGTCCGCCAGCATGCGGAACGTCTCGGTCGCGGCGTCGAGGCGTGCGCGATCCGGCTCGTCCGGATGGACCAGGCTCGCCGCCCTCGCCACCGGAACAGCTCCCGTCCCCTGCTGCGACACCATCCCTCTTCTCGTCGCCGGTTTCGCCCCGAGCTCGCGCGGCCGTCACTGCTGCGAGTGTAGCCAGGACCGCGAGAAGTACCGCGGCAACGGACTGATCGGCCGCACCGACCCACCCCGCCACCGGATAGGTGACGAGGAAGCAGGCGTGCGACAGCGAGAACTGCGCGGCGAACACACTCGGCCATTCCGCGGGATCGACCTCCCGCCGGAGAATGCGCGGTGTGGGCGTCACGATCGCCGAGGTGGCCGCACCGAGCGCGATCCACACGAGACCCAGCGCCGCGGCAGCGACGGTGGACCCGATCCCGAGGGCGAGCAGCCCGGCGGTCCCGCACAACACGATCGGAACGACCGCTGCCCCCACCGCCATCACCCCCCGATCCGACCGGACCCGCAGCACGCGGGGAATCGCCAGCGCGACAGCCATCGAACCCCCACCGAAGCAGGCGAGCAGGAGCGCGACCATCGTCTCCGATCCGCCCATCCGATCCCGGACGTAGACGACCGTGTTGACGAGCACCAGGCTCGATCCGGCGGCGACGACCATGTTCCGGGCGAGGACCGCACGCAACGCGGGGCGACGCATCATGGTCGCGGACCCGGACCAGATCCGCCTCCGTCCCCCGGCCCCGGCGGGGCGGTCCCCGGAAGGTGCGGCCGGGAGACGCGCAGACAGGACCAGCACGGCGGACGCGGCGAATCCGGCAGCGGTGCCGAGGAACAGCGAATCGTAGGAGAGCACCGTGAGCAGCGCCGCCGCCACCACCGGACTCGCCAGTGCCTCGAGATCGTAGGCGAATCGCGACAGCGACAGCCCCCGGGTGTAGCGCTCCTCGCTGCGGAGCACGGTGGGAATCACCGCCTGGAATGCGGGCGTGAAGGTGGCCGACCCCGCCTGGAGCACGAAGATGAGGGCGTACACGTGCCACACCTGCCCCACGAACGGCAGCAGGAGAACCGTGCCGGCACGCAGGACGTCCGATCCCACCATGAGGACCGGGCGGGGCACCCGGCGTGCCCACACCTCGACCACCGGTGCGACGGCGACATACGCCACCATCTTGATCGCGAGCGCGGTCCCGAGCACGGCCCCCGCCCGGTCTCCGGCGAGATCGTAGGCGAGCAGCCCGAGCGCGACGGTCGTCAGGCCGGTACCGGCGAGCGCCACCACCTGCGCGGCGAACAGTCGCCGGAACACGCGGTCGCGGAGTGGTTCGAGCACGCTTTCCTCCCGGCAGGTCGACACCCGTCGAGAGTACCTCTCATGTGCGCACGTGCGCACTCATATAGTGCGTGTCATCCCACCGGACGGGACGGTCCCGGCTCCTGCTCCGTGGGTGTCCCGCCGTCACGCAGCGGACCGGACTCGGCCGGGCCGGGCCGGACGCGTCCGCCGAGCGTGCGTCCGGTGAGGCTTCCGACCGAGGCACGGGCAGGCAGACGCGACGTCCGCCGGAAGGAGCCCGCGCGCCACCTCGCGACGGCGATCCAGACCGCGATCACGGCGAACACGAGGAGGTAGATGTTCTGCAGGATCGGAGCCACCGGCCAGTCCGGCGGGAAGAGGAACAGACCCACCACCACGCTGTCGGCGCTCCATCGATACGGCCACGCCGCGGTGGCGGCGAAGATCGCGACGATCGGCGCCCACCACCGGGGATTCCGCAGCGCCCGGTCGACCAGGTGGACGAGCAGGGGAACGAACCACACCCAGTGGTGGCTCCAGGAGAACGGGGAAACCACCGCCGACGTCAATCCCGCGAAAGCCACCGCGAGGAGCCGATCGCCCGCGCGGTACGAGGCCACGACGATCGCCATGCTCGCCAGGAAGACCGGGAGGGCCACCGCCAGCCACAACCAGACCGGACCGGGGCCACCCGACAGATGCGCGACCATTCCCCGCATCGACTGGTTCGCCGGGTGGGCGTCCGGTGCGATCCGGGCGGAGTCGAAGAAGGTCTGCGTCCAGTATCGACGCGAATCGTCAGGAAGGATCGCCCAGGAGATCGCGACCGTCGCCGCGAACGTGAGGACGGCGACGGCAACGGCGCGCCATTGCCGCAGCGCTCCGAACACCGTCACGAAGTACACGGGCGTGAGCTTGATCCCGGCAGCGACACCCACCGCGATCCCCCGATACCGGCTGCTCTCGGGTCGGGAGAAGTCCCACAGCACGAGGGCCATGAGCACCAGATTGATCTGTCCGTAGTACAGGGTGGTCCGTACCGGCTCGAGGAACGTCGACCCCAGCGCGATCGCGGCCGAGACCAGCACCAGGTACGGCGTCGTCCGGTACCCGAGAAGGCGCCAGCACAGGACGACAGCCGCGAGAAGCACCGCCAAGTTGAACACGAGCCACGATCCGGCCACCCACGGCCCGGGGATCTTCTCCACCGGGATGAAGACGAGCGTGGAGAAAGGCGTGTAGGTGTAGAGCAGGCCCAGCGTGACCGGACCGGCGTACAGGGGAAGCCCGTTCTGGATCATCCACGCGCCGTCACGGTAGACGAACAGGTCCAATCCACCGCGGAGGATGCCGATGTCGGGGGTCCACGGTCGGACCGTGACCACGAGCAGACCCACCCCGACGAGCGCCCAGAGGGCGAGAGGCAGCGCGGAGCGGAGGCTGAACCTCAGCCTCCGCTCCGCGGGCAGCGCTCGATCGGTGCGCAGGGCGCGCCTACGGCGCTATCGCTGCACTCATCACGCGCAGGGCGCTGACGAGCCCGTCGATGAGATCTCCCTCTGCGAACGACGAGACCGCCGCCGTCACACCGAGTTGCGCGATGCGGTCGGTGACCCGGTCCTGTACGTCCCGTCCACCGCGTACCTCGACGACACGCTGATTCGGCGAGACCGCGATGAGGACGGAACGCTCGGGCTCCGGGGTGTGCGGGAAGATCGCGTTCGCGCCGGCGCCCGTGTCGGCACCCAGATCGCCGACGTAGACGTTGAAGCGGACCTTCGTCGCCCTCGTCGCGGCGGTGAGTGCGTCGTCCAGCTTCACCAGATCGTCGGTGCCGAACGGGAGATCACCCGTGAACGGCTCGCCCGCGCGATGCACCGCCGAGATACGACCACTCGACGTGACGACACTGCCCACCGGCAGCGTGTCGGGATCGACCGTGGGGGTCGGGAAGTTACCACTTGCCATTTGCCGTGCCTCCGATCAGCTCTGCCGGGTCGTTCACCACATGATGGGTTCCGTGGTGACCATGGGTGGTCACCTCGTCCACGGCGCTCCACACGACGGGCGGGTAGTCCCACTTCTCGCCCAGGTGGAATGCCGGCGGCACCGGCCCGATGGTCTTCTTGCCGAACACAGATCCCAGCCCGAGAAGAACGACGATCGCCAACGGAATTGCCACGAATACCAGCGCAGTCTCGAGAATGCTCACAGGGGAAACCGTAGCTCAGAACCCTGCGTCTCCGAGCGACAGGTCCGATTTCTCCGGCCCGTGTCCCCGAATCAGGCAGCGCCCTCGCCGAGGTACTGCGCCCAGGTGGGGTGGAGTTCCTTCGTGGCGGCCAGCAGACGCCAGTGCGGACCGGACGGGGGGACGAGCGCCGAGCGCAGGGTCCAGCCCAGCTCGCTGACCAGTTTGTCCGCCTTGCGATGATTGCACGGGGCGCAGCAGGCGACGCAGTTCTCCCACGAATGCTCGCCGCCGCGGCTGCGGGGCACGACGTGGTCGATGGTCTCCGCCTTCGCGCCGCAGTACCCGCACCGGAAGCGATCCCGGTGCATCAGTGCCGCCCGAGTCATGGGCACCCGGGCCCGGTAGGGCACCCGCACGTAGTTGCGGAGCCGGATGACGGCAGGCACCTGGAGCGACCATTCGGCGGAATGGACGACGGGTGCCAGCGGATCCTCGTGGACGGTGTCCGCCTTGCCGCAGGCCATGAGCACGATCGCGCGGCGCGCAGGAAGGGCGGTGAGTGGCTCGTATGTCGCGTTCAGCAGCAGTACCCGACGTTTGATCCAGTCGGGTACCGGCTCGAACACGGAAGGGGGGCGCGCGAGCTGTGTTTCGGCCGAGTGCAGGACACTCGAATCGGAGCCCGCCGAGGAGGCGGGCTGGGCGGTGATGATCTGAAAAGCGAATGCCCCTGATTCCCGGTCGGCGCGGGCATCAGTGGGCACGAGTTGTCGGTGCGTGCGGGCGCTGTGACGGTTCTTCATGCCACCTCCGGAAGATTGCACCCAGTGGACCACGATTTTCGCCGAGACGCACGCCCATTTTCCCACGACATCGTCGTGGGGTACGGCGCGGCGACACCCCGGTGAACGGTCGATGTCCCCCGCCTTACCGATGTGCCGGTGAGTGCGACCGCGCCCCCACGCGGGCGGACTCCGACTCGCGCAGGCACAATTGAGGGCGAGATGTGGGAGACGAGATGACCGACGTGCAGCAGAGCTTCTACGACGCGGTGGGCGGGGCCGAGACGTTCCGCAAGCTCACCGCCCGCTTCTACGAGGAAGTGGCGAAGGACGAAATCGTCCGGCCCCTGTACCCCGAGGAGGACCTCGGCCCGGCCGAACGCCGGATGCGGATGTTCCTCGAGCAGTACTGGGGCGGCCCGCACACCTACTCGGACGAACGCGGACACCCGCGATTGCGGATGCGCCACCAGCCGTTCAGGATCGGCCCGCTCGAACGCGACGCCTGGCTGCGGTGCATGCACGTCGCCATCGATTCCCTCGACGAGCGGACGCTCGACGCGCCGCATCGCAAGGCCCTGGTCGACTACATGGAGATGGCCGCCGCGTCCATGGTCAATTCCCCGTTCTGACCCGGGTCCCGACACCGCTCACACGCCCCGGGGGCAGACCCGCGCCCGGAACCGTTCCCGACCGTGCGAGCCTTCCGGTCGTGCCTCGGCCCGCGGTTTGGCACGATGCGAGATGTGAGTGACGCCCCCGACACATCCGCGACCCCCGACCGCCCGTCCGAGGTCACGGTGGAGCCGTGGTGGCTCGACGCGATCTTCTACCAGGTCTATCCCCGATCGTTCGCCGATTCCGACGGCGACGGCGTCGGCGATCTGACCGGTGTCGAGAACATGCTCGGCTACCTCGAGCTGCTCGGGGTGAACGCCCTGTGGCTCAGTCCGGTGATGCGCTCGCCGATGGCCGACCACGGATACGACGTCTCCGATCCGCGGGACATCGACCCCCTGTTCGGCGATCTCGCGGCGATGGATTCGCTCGTCGCGGCCGCCCACGCACGCGGGATGAAGGTCACCATGGACCTCGTCCCCAATCACACCAGCATCGAGCATCGCTGGTTCCGGGAGGCCCTCGCGTCGCCGCCCGGCAGCCCCGAACGCGAGCGCTACTTCTTCCGTGACGGCCGGGGACCGGACGGCTCCGAACCACCGAA
This genomic interval from Rhodococcus triatomae contains the following:
- a CDS encoding ArsR/SmtB family transcription factor — encoded protein: MVSQQGTGAVPVARAASLVHPDEPDRARLDAATETFRMLADPTRLHILWQLTRGEADVTALTEVSGASRTAVSQHLAKLRLTGLVDTRREGRRVIYRIRDGHLARLVTEGINHADHRVTGEPPHE
- a CDS encoding glycosyltransferase 87 family protein, whose product is MVTVRPWTPDIGILRGGLDLFVYRDGAWMIQNGLPLYAGPVTLGLLYTYTPFSTLVFIPVEKIPGPWVAGSWLVFNLAVLLAAVVLCWRLLGYRTTPYLVLVSAAIALGSTFLEPVRTTLYYGQINLVLMALVLWDFSRPESSRYRGIAVGVAAGIKLTPVYFVTVFGALRQWRAVAVAVLTFAATVAISWAILPDDSRRYWTQTFFDSARIAPDAHPANQSMRGMVAHLSGGPGPVWLWLAVALPVFLASMAIVVASYRAGDRLLAVAFAGLTSAVVSPFSWSHHWVWFVPLLVHLVDRALRNPRWWAPIVAIFAATAAWPYRWSADSVVVGLFLFPPDWPVAPILQNIYLLVFAVIAVWIAVARWRAGSFRRTSRLPARASVGSLTGRTLGGRVRPGPAESGPLRDGGTPTEQEPGPSRPVG
- a CDS encoding DUF5130 domain-containing protein, with the translated sequence MASGNFPTPTVDPDTLPVGSVVTSSGRISAVHRAGEPFTGDLPFGTDDLVKLDDALTAATRATKVRFNVYVGDLGADTGAGANAIFPHTPEPERSVLIAVSPNQRVVEVRGGRDVQDRVTDRIAQLGVTAAVSSFAEGDLIDGLVSALRVMSAAIAP
- the ctaJ gene encoding aa3-type cytochrome oxidase subunit CtaJ; this translates as MSILETALVFVAIPLAIVVLLGLGSVFGKKTIGPVPPAFHLGEKWDYPPVVWSAVDEVTTHGHHGTHHVVNDPAELIGGTANGKW
- a CDS encoding HNH endonuclease; this translates as MKNRHSARTHRQLVPTDARADRESGAFAFQIITAQPASSAGSDSSVLHSAETQLARPPSVFEPVPDWIKRRVLLLNATYEPLTALPARRAIVLMACGKADTVHEDPLAPVVHSAEWSLQVPAVIRLRNYVRVPYRARVPMTRAALMHRDRFRCGYCGAKAETIDHVVPRSRGGEHSWENCVACCAPCNHRKADKLVSELGWTLRSALVPPSGPHWRLLAATKELHPTWAQYLGEGAA
- a CDS encoding globin, producing MTDVQQSFYDAVGGAETFRKLTARFYEEVAKDEIVRPLYPEEDLGPAERRMRMFLEQYWGGPHTYSDERGHPRLRMRHQPFRIGPLERDAWLRCMHVAIDSLDERTLDAPHRKALVDYMEMAAASMVNSPF